AATATTTTCATGCTTGTTATTTCATCCAATGCAGTTGCTATGACTTCATCCTCACTGAACTCATTTCCGTTTTCATCCTTACTGTATGGCAAGTTGTTTACCACATAAAGCAAAAATTCATTTCTTGTACGATAGGCAATCTTGAACGGTGTACCATTAAGGACATCATTTACTGCTTGCAAATAGGTTAGTACCTTGTTGCAAACCTCCTCATTATCGGCATAGACATCCACTCCTTCTACGGCTGTGCCGATAAGCATATCACTATTTAACTTACCAATGCGTTCATATTTGCTGTCCAATCCGGCATACAAATCTACTTCATTCATTTCTATGGTCATGGCACGGTCAAGTACTTTTCGGGAAAAAGAAAAGGTCGTTTCATCCATATTTACTGTACCAACTACGATTAGATTTTGTGGTATGGTTATGCCTTCTTCCAAGAAACGCGTTCTTAATGCATCATTATCTTCTGTCAGTTCAGCGGTCAATACCCGATACCAATCTTCCGTACTTTTCTTTAGGATGGGATCTGTTGTAATCGTACCATCTTCATTACTTTTGCGAGATTCTATTACGCTAAGAAATTCTGCAAAGTATTGTTCTACAGGAGCAAGATTCATTTCATCCAGACAAAGGAAATAAGGTACATCTAAGTTTTCCCAAGCCTGTGTAATAAATCTTAAAAAATCGCCAATCACATATATGGGGCTTCCACTGACACGACTAACATATCCCATGAGTTCGGTCGAATCGTGCCAATTAGGTTTTACTTGAATCATCTCAAAATTCTTAGGCTTTTGGGCTTTGTATTCTGTGGAATCTTCATCCCAACATGCACGAGCAAGTTCACGAACGATGCGGCTCTTGCCTGTTCCTGAAATACCAGCAAGCAAAATAAAGGGCTTAGTCTTGATGGCAGTAATAATATCCCTATATTTGTAGTATTGAGGATTGGAATCGTCATCTTTCTCTTTATCAAACATTTTGAAAATTTCCTTAGGAGAAATTATTGCTTTTTCTTGGGACATTTCCAAACTCCCATATTTTACAACATATTCAGCGAAATCAGAACTTGTAGGCAATAGTTCGTTCAATAATTCAGTAGAATAGTATTTTGACAAGTTGTTCTTAATTTCAGAAATCCCAATCTTTGAGACACTAAAATTATACATTCTACACAGCCATATAGCAAGAGCTATTTTACAATCTTTATTTGTGACATATTTCTTGATGTTTTTATAAAAGGCTCTATTTATAGACAAAACTCCATTTTGAACATTGAATAATGCCGCATCTTTAGTTCTACGTGGAAAATCATGTAAAACCGTAGGATTTGCAATAGACTCTTTGACAACGTTTACTGAAAAGAAATTACTTCCGACTTTGTAATCTTTTTCGTTTTTTATATCTGTGAAAAAGTTCGATGTATAATAAGAGCCGTCTATACTTACAATATCTCCTACATAATTAATAAATAGCTCTCTATCTTCTTTCTCTTTTGTATCGCAATTCTTGTTACCTTTTAAGACAAAACGATCTAATGCAAATAAATATCTGATGGCACTTATAAATTGAGTAGCACCTTGACTCGAAGGACTACTTGTATTGTGTGACAATACTTTATAAGCAGCCAATAGGGATTTTTTATCAATATAAGCCATATCTATTATTCATTAATTGGAAGAAATCTTAACAAAGCTGTTGCTGTAATCCAACCAAGTATTGGAGGAACAGCATTGCCAATAACTTTATATCTAGCAGCTAAAGGTATTGCGTTGAACAAATAGTCATCTGGAAATGACTGAATTCTTGCGCATTCCCTAACAGAATATCTCCTGTTTTCAATAGGGTGTGTGATTCCACATTTGTCAGGTTGTGCAGAAGCTGTAATTGTGCCACAAATTTCTCCAAAAGCAAATCGTCTGAAGAATTTTGGAGCATGGTAACGCTTCGGATTATCATAGATATTTCTAAATCGTGGAGTCAGCATTTCATAAGGTATATCTTTCCATGATCTCCCTTCCATACAAATTGCTGGTAAATGAGCATGAGAATATCCATCATGAAAATATTGAAATCCTTCAATACCATGAGCACAACTTCCGATTAAATCTACTGTTTGTTGTGTCCCTGGACTATATTCCCATACATCATTATCAGGTAAATTCTCCACACCTTGTAATATCCTACCTAATACCAGTTCCTCAATGTTTCCATAATGTTCGGATGGTATATTGTTTTCCCGAACAACTGTCTCCAATAAGTTGAAATTGAAATGCCCAAGATTCAATTCTCGATCTATTCCAACCATTAGAACACGATAACGTTTTTGGGGGACTCCGTAGTCAGAAGCGCAAACTAATTTGTATGATACGTCATACCCCAAATCTCCCATAATTCTAACTATTTCTTCAGGCACGCTATTGCCATTTGCAACGTGAGATGAAAGAATGCCTCTAACATTTTCAAATAAAAAGGCTTGAGGACGATGTCCTGCTTCAATTTTGGCTGCAATTATTCTATGGCATTCTTCAAATAGAGTACCTCTTCCATTTTCATCATCGACCCCTTGTCTTTTGCCTGCGTTGGAAAATGGTTGACATGGGAAACCTGCTAAAAGAATATCAAAATCTGGTATTTCGTTGGCATTAACGTCTCTAATATCGGCCAAAAGACAGTTAACTCCATCATTTGTTAATAATGGATTGGCATTATAACAAGATTGTGCGTCTTGATCAAAATCATTAGCAAACAAAATCTCAGTATTTAATCTATCGTAATTCTGTCCTCTGAATGTAAATCCTCCTGTAAATCCTAAATCAAGACCACCACATCCAGAAAACAGAGATACTATTATTTTAGGCATTTGTATCTATTTAATTAAATGTTTTTATTGACCACAATAAGTCTTTGATATCTACTTCAAGTACTTTCGCAATTTCAACTAATGTTTCCAAGTTTGGTTGCATGGTATTTGTACACCATTTTGAAACAGTTCCCGGATCTTTTCCTAACTGTTCTGCCAGCCATTTATTGGTGCGTTTCTTTTCTGCTAAGACCACCTTCAAACGATTTATATCTTTATTCATACGTTCTGTGATATATTTTGAATGCAAAGATAATCATTATAATCGAAATCTTGTTCAAATTATAATGATTTCTCAATAAATATATGTCGAAAAACAACCTTATATTGAAATATAATTCAATATTTATTTTGCCATCTTGGATTCATTTTAACAAAAAAACATGATTTTACCTTACTTATCAAAGACGATATGGTATTTCTGAAGAATAAAAAGTTAATGACTTAAAGTCTGAGGCTTTCTCTTTCAATAATTTTGCGACCGACATCATTTGCCTATTTTTATCTGCGGTTGGCCCTATTGCTACTAACTTTAACGCAGTCAAGGGTAATTTTACCTCTATATAAGGCAATAGCAATCCATTTCGATTACGATAATTAACTTTATTATTAAACTCTCTACAACAAAACCTATATTCATCTTCATATTTATAAGCAGGGTTCTTTATATTGCTTGGGACAAAAGCTCGCAATAACATATAATTATCAAGCGCAATTTTAGTATCAACATTCTCTTGAACTTCTGTTTCCATTTTAAAATTTCCAACAATAAAATTCATATTTGTTTTATATACATGTTTTACGTACTCCTTCCATATGTTCATTTCTTCATCTGCTTTTTGCAGACTATCAATATATTCCCCCACTCCATATGTGATTTTCATTAGTGGTTCCTTATTATTTGAATTCAAGAAATCATTCAATTCATTTAAATCAAAACCAAGACAAACACCGCTGCCGTTTTGTCCATACATATTCCACATTGGCAAAGAATCAAAAGATTTTGAAAAAGAAACAGAATACATATTAGTCAAACTATTTTCCTCAATATTTCTATCCCAAATTAATTCATCTAATTCTTTCCTATCTAATTCTGTGATTCTCTGCCCTATTGGTATCGACAATTCCTTTTCTACATCGGGTAAAACTTCCCACATTTTTCCAACACCATATTCTATTTCTTCTGGATCATTCATATAAGAAATATGTGAAGCCCAAAATGTCATAAGAATTTTTTCTTTTGATGTATTATTAAGCATACTAGCCAATGTTCCTGCATTAGTATAGTGAAAAACGCATGAATCTACTATTCGTTGGATTTCTTGCCAATCCTCTCGTAATTTTTCATCTTTTCTTTCTAACACTTTCGCTAATAACTGTCTATCATCACCGTTCATATTATTTTCTATTTATGTGTTTATTTTTAGCTTCTGATTCGATATGATTTCTTTGCTCAAAATTCCTGAAATTACTATATTCTCGCTCACACATACCTAATCGCATCACCAAATCACTCCATCTTTTCACTGTTTCAATCTTTACCTTCCTCGTATAAACAAGCCCAATCTTTAGCCTGAAACTCTTTTTCAAAGGCTTCCAAATCCTCTTTAAGTCTCTCATGCTGGTCGTCTTCCCCATCATCACCACTCATCACCCAATCTATGCGAGTTGCATATATCTCCGCAATGCGAATTTGTTTGTATGCCTCTTTCATAGTCTCTATAGTTTCATCTGATAACTCCAACACATCAGCGTCATCCGGATAACGGTCATAATAACAATGATGGATTGAGTATAATACCGGAATCTGTTCGCCATCACGAATATCGGACATATATCGCTTTGTTGATTGGAACATTACTTTATCATCAAAGAATTGTCGATCTACATATTTTTGTTCTGCCCTAATGATTGTTTTATCTGACAAAAGAAAAGATTCCGCTTCTTCATAGCTTAAAAAAGACAAATAACCCATATAACTATGGAATGAACCAAAGCTATCTTTCTCATAAATAGTCCAATAATCCTTGTGGATTTTCTCCGGTTTTGGCCGTAAAGCTCTTGCAATATCACGCTCTATAGAATCCGCAATCTCACCAATTGCATATACATTCCTATCAAAATATCCTCCGCTCATAATTATAATTTTTCAATTTACTTTAGAATTAACATTACACCTCTTATCCAACACCCCACTAAACATATCCATTTCTCTCTTGGAAATCTCCAATCGTGTTGCCAGTTCTCTCCACCCTTTCACAACATTAGTAACCTCTGAAATAATCTGTTCAGTCGTTTTTCGGTTAAGCATATAATCTCCACAAGCATCAAGCAAAATACTGAGGTCTGCCTTGTTGGATGTTGCAGAAATAAGCAGACTTTGATATTCATTCTGAGTAGGATTCATATCGTATGCAGGAGAAAGCGTCCAGCCTTTTGCAGCCAAAAGAAAACCATGATTGCGGAAATGGTCATCGCTGTTGCCAATACAGATATTGAAAGCCACGCGACGATAGAGTTCCTGCAAATTGCGCTCTACATCCGTACAGTTCTGAATGATAAAATCAACTATATCCAGATAACCATGCCCTGTAGTCGCATTATCACCGTCATTCAGTCCCAATAAAGTCATTGCGGAAGCGAAATGAATCCTTTTTCCATCTTTGGTTCTGTCAAAACGCACCGAAAGCAATGTATGATATTTTTCGTCTGTGGCAAGAACTTTTGTTTTCGCTGCATTGATACCTGCTTTTACTGCAAGCAGATGGCTAAAATATTCCCAAAGCCCGGCATCATAATCATCTTTACGTGATGGAAACTTAGCAATGTACAGCGTTTTATCTGTATCTATCACACTTGCCTTCGGTCTTGCTCCACCCAATGAAGAACCAGGCTGCACAAGTTGCGTAATCCACTTTCTGTCTGGTAACACATTGTCTTCTTCGCTTCTCTCAATCTCCGCACTGGCTGCTCTCAATTCTCTAATATCTGTAAGAGGTGGAATCTTCAAAAACTCTCTCACATTTATAAATTCTCCATCAAGGTTTTCCTTGAAGCGGAAAGCACCCATCCGGGAGAAGTCATCAATACCGGTCAGGAAATCGAATGAAGACAACCTTTGCACAGGTCGTTTTTCTTCCATTGCTGCAATCTGCTCACG
This is a stretch of genomic DNA from Parabacteroides chongii. It encodes these proteins:
- a CDS encoding McrB family protein, with amino-acid sequence MAYIDKKSLLAAYKVLSHNTSSPSSQGATQFISAIRYLFALDRFVLKGNKNCDTKEKEDRELFINYVGDIVSIDGSYYTSNFFTDIKNEKDYKVGSNFFSVNVVKESIANPTVLHDFPRRTKDAALFNVQNGVLSINRAFYKNIKKYVTNKDCKIALAIWLCRMYNFSVSKIGISEIKNNLSKYYSTELLNELLPTSSDFAEYVVKYGSLEMSQEKAIISPKEIFKMFDKEKDDDSNPQYYKYRDIITAIKTKPFILLAGISGTGKSRIVRELARACWDEDSTEYKAQKPKNFEMIQVKPNWHDSTELMGYVSRVSGSPIYVIGDFLRFITQAWENLDVPYFLCLDEMNLAPVEQYFAEFLSVIESRKSNEDGTITTDPILKKSTEDWYRVLTAELTEDNDALRTRFLEEGITIPQNLIVVGTVNMDETTFSFSRKVLDRAMTIEMNEVDLYAGLDSKYERIGKLNSDMLIGTAVEGVDVYADNEEVCNKVLTYLQAVNDVLNGTPFKIAYRTRNEFLLYVVNNLPYSKDENGNEFSEDEVIATALDEITSMKILSRIEGDDTKVKHSFLEKLITTIETQLLALTGEDKKIESVSIAKLKEMQVRLSSGYTSFWS
- a CDS encoding DNA cytosine methyltransferase, with protein sequence MPKIIVSLFSGCGGLDLGFTGGFTFRGQNYDRLNTEILFANDFDQDAQSCYNANPLLTNDGVNCLLADIRDVNANEIPDFDILLAGFPCQPFSNAGKRQGVDDENGRGTLFEECHRIIAAKIEAGHRPQAFLFENVRGILSSHVANGNSVPEEIVRIMGDLGYDVSYKLVCASDYGVPQKRYRVLMVGIDRELNLGHFNFNLLETVVRENNIPSEHYGNIEELVLGRILQGVENLPDNDVWEYSPGTQQTVDLIGSCAHGIEGFQYFHDGYSHAHLPAICMEGRSWKDIPYEMLTPRFRNIYDNPKRYHAPKFFRRFAFGEICGTITASAQPDKCGITHPIENRRYSVRECARIQSFPDDYLFNAIPLAARYKVIGNAVPPILGWITATALLRFLPINE
- a CDS encoding helix-turn-helix transcriptional regulator, with amino-acid sequence MNKDINRLKVVLAEKKRTNKWLAEQLGKDPGTVSKWCTNTMQPNLETLVEIAKVLEVDIKDLLWSIKTFN
- a CDS encoding DUF2971 domain-containing protein yields the protein MNGDDRQLLAKVLERKDEKLREDWQEIQRIVDSCVFHYTNAGTLASMLNNTSKEKILMTFWASHISYMNDPEEIEYGVGKMWEVLPDVEKELSIPIGQRITELDRKELDELIWDRNIEENSLTNMYSVSFSKSFDSLPMWNMYGQNGSGVCLGFDLNELNDFLNSNNKEPLMKITYGVGEYIDSLQKADEEMNIWKEYVKHVYKTNMNFIVGNFKMETEVQENVDTKIALDNYMLLRAFVPSNIKNPAYKYEDEYRFCCREFNNKVNYRNRNGLLLPYIEVKLPLTALKLVAIGPTADKNRQMMSVAKLLKEKASDFKSLTFYSSEIPYRL
- a CDS encoding type II toxin-antitoxin system HipA family toxin; translated protein: MKKLYVYADFDWLKEIELIGELGYESLRGSDSYCFAFSDEWLKKHGDLFLSDDLNNYPGQQYTQPEKDIFGCFSDALPDRWGRTLLLRREQIAAMEEKRPVQRLSSFDFLTGIDDFSRMGAFRFKENLDGEFINVREFLKIPPLTDIRELRAASAEIERSEEDNVLPDRKWITQLVQPGSSLGGARPKASVIDTDKTLYIAKFPSRKDDYDAGLWEYFSHLLAVKAGINAAKTKVLATDEKYHTLLSVRFDRTKDGKRIHFASAMTLLGLNDGDNATTGHGYLDIVDFIIQNCTDVERNLQELYRRVAFNICIGNSDDHFRNHGFLLAAKGWTLSPAYDMNPTQNEYQSLLISATSNKADLSILLDACGDYMLNRKTTEQIISEVTNVVKGWRELATRLEISKREMDMFSGVLDKRCNVNSKVN